Below is a genomic region from Pseudomonas extremaustralis.
AATGGGCACCCCGGCGGGGCGGGGTGTCCATTTTTTCTGGGATATACAATCCGCCGATTGAAGGCTCTTGCCACGACGCGGATCCGGCTTACTGGACGCACGGTGCCGTGCCCTAACGTTTAAGCGTGAAACGCCGGTCGGTGTTTCATCTCGGTGAATCTTCGGCTAGCGTTTATGTTTTGTGTGAACAGGACGTTTTAACCAGATTGCGGCTCTCTGCTTTGGTTATCTCTGAGGAATAAGTCCAGTGATCTCAAACTTCCCTTTTTTGAAGGTGATGTCGTCATTTGCCTCGAATTCCAAGGTGCCAGTGAAACGCTCCGAAGCAGAGTCGTAGTGATAGATGACAGTTCCTTTATCTGCTCTATGTACGCCTGTATAAACCAATGTTGCCAATGCAGACTTACCATCTTCATTCAAAGTGATGGGTAACTCTGGCTCACCTAGTAAAGCACGAGGTATATGGAGGTGAATTTGATGTTCCGGGAATTCTTTAACTTTAGCAATGACTTGCAAGAAAGAGCCGGCGCCTGTGCCTCCGACAAACTCCATTGACACGTCAGTGGCTACAAATTCAATATTACCGGGCTGCAACTCGCCTTTCAGGCTTCCTTTACTGAGACGCTGAGGTTGCTGGTCGAAGGATACGATGCCGTGACTCAACGTCGCCTCCGCGGTTATTGCCGGGTCGACGCTTTTCGCCACGCAGTCAAAGCTGCCAACAATGCGTTGCTCAGTGGCCGTTTCAGTCAGATTGAAATGGCCGGATATATCGACGTAATAACTGAGTATGTTCAGGTGGGGTGGAAGGTAGAACACGCGGACTTTGTTGTTCGGATCTCCATCCAGCAGATACCTTCCCGGTGGTGTGCCATTTTTGATTCTTAAATCAACGGTGTACATGCGAAAGGGTGAGAAGGCATTCTCACGGGCCACGACCGTTAAAACATCTTCTTTTAATGTTGTGGTCGTGGTGTGGGCGTTGAAGTGATGGGTTTCTCCGTTTAGCTCTAGGGTGACCCTGATTTCGCCTGCTCTTTTTCCGTGATTGTTGCTCATGATGATTTCCTCAACGATGACGTGAGCTAATAATTTACGTTTCGAGTGTGCTGCGTTTATCAGGATGTAAGAGGCGCAGGATAATGGCTACTGTGATAATTAACAGGGCGTTAGAATTTTTTTAACTGGGTGTTATTTCCAATAGGTCTTTAGTGTCGCGGGAGCGTTGCATGATCGGGTCCTTAATTGACTGGCTAGTCATAAGGTTTTCCCGTCTGCGCACCACTATCACATACTGTTTTGAATAGTGGCGTTCTGTATGCGAATCGCTAAACTGCGGCAACTCTTTATTATTCTGAGGCTACGCGCTTATGAAATTTCGTCTTCTCCTCTGGGTGCTGGGCCTCATGATGGGCAAAGCCAGCCGCACCAATCCCACCTTCCAGCAACAGCTGGGTGACAAAGACCTGGCGTTCCAGTTGCAGACCCTCGACGGCAAGGTTGCCCGTCACTTCATCGTCAAAGACCAGCGCATCACCAGCCGCTCGGGCGTTCACCCGGCGCCAGCATTTGCCATCGCGTTCAAGGACGCCGCCTACGGCTTCGCCACGATGCAGGCGAAGAACAAGCAACTGGCGTTCATGACGGGGATTCAGGACAAGTCGATCCAGATCAAGGGCAACCCGGCGCTGGTGATCTGGTTCCAGGGGCTGACCAAGTATCTGAAGCCGAAGAAAACCAAGAAGGCTTGAAGGCAAGCCCTGTAGGAGCGAGCTCGCTCGCGAAAAACCCATAGACGACGCGGGCTACCGAATGGCGCTGCGTCATCGTTGACGTTCTTCGCGAGCAAGCTCGCACCTACAGAGGGATCGCTGGCTCAGGACTGGCTGAACTGGGACGCTAATTCACGCAGCAGCACTTCGGCATCCAGCACCTTGGCCACCACGTCCTCAGCCTTGTCACGCGTCAGCCCCAGGCGCTCCAGCAGTGCATCCGGAATCGTCTCGTCCGGCCCGGAGCCGATGCCATGGCTGCGCAGCAGGCGCACGGCCACGCACACCAGGTTCGGGTATTCGGCGTATTGGCCGTCGTAGGTCGGGTCGTGCTGGAAGCGCAGGGCGGTGGACAGTTCGTCGGGCATATCCCAGTAGCGCATCAGCCAGGCGCCGATTTGCTCGCGGCTGATGCCCAGCAGGTGTTGCTCCACATAGCTGTGGCACAGGTGCGGGTTGACCTCCAGGTGTCGGCAGATCAGCGAGAAGTGCGGTGGAAACACATGGGCCAGCAGCAGGTAGCCGAAGTTGTGCAGTAAACCAGCGAGGTAGGTCAGGCCGGCTTCCGGGCGCTGGGCGCGGGGCATGGCGCGGGTCAGGCCTTCGATTACCGCAGCGGTGTAGATCGACTGGTGCCAGTACGGCGTTGCCTGGTGCGGATGGTCTTTGGGCAGGCTCAAAGTCTTGCCCAGGGCCAGGCCCAGCGCCAGGTTGATCACCAGGTCGAAGCCCAGCACGCGCACGATTGCATCTTCCACGGAGCGGATCTTGCCCGGCGATGCGTAGTAGGGCGATGCAGCCCAACTGACCACCTGGGCGGCCAGCGACGGGTCGGTTTCCACCACGCTGGTGATGTCATCGATGGTGGCGTTGGGGTCGACGCGCAGCTTGATGATCTTCTGCGCAGTGTCGGCCAGCGGCGGAATCTCGATGGTCGCTTCCAGGCGCTGCTGGATGCGACGGGCGGTGAACGCCTGCATCGCCTGGGTGATTTCCTCGCGGTCGTCATTGGGGCGGTCGAGGTTCGGGCGGATATTGCTCAGCGGCTCGCCGAAGTGGCCGGCGCTGGCCTTGGTGAGCATGGTCTTGAAGTGGGCGCTGGAAATTTCCAGCAGCAACCCGGCTTCGCCCGAATGCACCAGCAGGCTTGGCTCGTTGAGCAGGCTGCCTTCGTACAGGCACGGCGAGCTGGTCAGGGCCGGCAGACCCGGCAGCAGGCTCAGGTCATGCTTGCTCAGCATACGTTCGACGCGATCCGGCGCCACTGCCGTGAGGCGGCGACCGGTGAGCTCGGTGAGGCGGTTGAGGTCGAGCAGTTGGTTCTGCGGGAACAGCACCATCAGAGCGCCCACCGCATCTTCCAGCAGCACGGCCTGGACCTTTCGAGCCGGATTCAGGCCAGGCGCTTCGATGACTTGCGTGTAGCTGATGGCGAGCTTTTCGAGCAACGCCCGAATGACCGGCGGGGCGGTCAGTGGGGTTGTGGCGAGGGCAACTTCTGACATGGCCTGATCCAATTTCTTACAATCACCGGAGTATAACCAGCTTGATACATATGTTGGTCGTATAAGTGCGGTTTGTGATGGTGTTGGCGATAGGGGCATCTTTCGGCCACCACCGCCGGTAATCCTTCAGACCTGACCGTATTGCTGCCCGTGTCGTAGCCAGCGATCCAGCAATGGGCTGACATGCTCCGGCCAGCGCTCCAGAAGGGCTTGCGCCGCATCGCGCACGGCCGGCAACAGGTCGGCGTCGCGCATCAGATCGGCGACCTTGAATTGCAACAGGCCGGTCTGGCGGGTGCCGAGCATCTCACCGGGACCGCGCAGTTCCAGGTCTTTTTCGGCGATGACAAAACCATCATTTGTTTCACGCATGATACTTAGGCGCTGGCGGCCGATCTGCGACAGCGGCGGGTGATAGAGCAGCACGCAGTGGCTGGCCGCGCTGCCCCGGCCGACGCGGCCGCGCAGCTGGTGCAGTTGCGCCAGGCCCAGGCGTTCGGGGTTTTCAATGATCATCAGGCTGGCGTTTGGAACGTCCACGCCCACCTCGATCACCGTGGTGGCCACCAGCAGTTGCAGGTTGCCGGCCTTGAACTCCGCCATCACCGCGGCTTTTTCCGCCGGTTTCATGCGCCCGTGGATCAGCCCGACCTTGAGTTCGCCCAAGGCGCTGGTGAGGTCTTCGTAAGTGGTTTCGGCGGCCTGGCAGGTCAGTTCTTCGGACTCTTCGATCAGCGTGCACACCCAATACGCCTGGCGGCCTTCGGCACAGGCGCTGCGTACCCGCTCGATGACTTCCACGCGTCGGGTGTCGGTGACCAGCACCGTGTTGACCGGGGTGCGCCCGGGGGGCAGTTCGTCGAGGATCGAGGTATCGAGGTCGGCGTAGGCGCTCATCGCCAAGGTGCGCGGGATCGGCGTGGCGGTCATGATCAGTTGGTGCGGGCTCATGCGTCCGCCCACGCCTTTCTGACGCAGGGCCAGGCGCTGTTGCACACCGAAGCGGTGCTGTTCGTCGATGATCACCAAGGCCAGATTCTTGAACTGAACTTCGTCCTGGAACAGCGCGTGCGTGCCCACCACCATTGGCGCGCCGGCGGCAATCTGTTCCAGCGCTGCCGCACGATTCTTGCCCTTGAGCTTGCCGGCCAGCCACGCCACTTCCAGGCCCAGCGGCTCGAGCCAGCGCTTGAAGGTGATGAAGTGCTGTTCGGCGAGGATCTCGGTGGGCGCCATCAGGGCCACCTGGTAACCGGCTTCCAGCGCCTGCAGGGCGGCGAGGGCTGCGACCATGGTTTTGCCCGCGCCCACATCGCCCTGAATCAACCGCAGCATGGGCTCTTTCTGGCTCAAGTCGTAGGCGATTTCGTTGCCGACGCGTTGCTGGGCACCCGTCGGCGCAAAGCCCAGGTTGGCCAGGTATTGCGCGGGCAGGCGTGTGGCCTTGGGCATCGCTGGCGCGCGCAGGGAGCGCATGCTTTCGCGCAGGCGCTGCTGGGACAGTTGGTGAGTCAGCAGTTCCTCAAACGCCAGGCGGTGCTGGGCCCAGTGATGACCGAGCGCGAGTTCGTCGACATCGGCGTCGGCCGGCGGGTGATGCAGGTAGCGAATCGCTTCGTCCAGCGGCGCCAACTGATAGTCGCGGGCCAGCTCCTGGGGCAGCCAGTCGGGCAGGCTTTTGGGGCCGAGCATCGTCAGGGTCTGCATGCACAACTGGCGCAGGCGCTGTTGGGTCAGGCCCTCGGTGAGCGGGTAGATCGGTGTGAGGGTGGTGTCCACCGGCGGCGGTTCGTCGCCGGTAATGGCGCGGTATTCCGGGTGATAGATCTCCAGGCCCGACGCGCCAGGCCGTGCTTCGCCATAGCAGCGCACGCGGGTGCCACGCTTGAGGCCTTCTTTCTGTGCATTGCTGAAATGATAGAAGCGCAGGCTCAGGCCGCCGGTGCCGTCCTGCAGGCGCACCACCAGGCTACGGCGCTTGCCCATCACCACATCGGCGCCGCTGACTGTGCCTTCGACCACGGCATCCTGCCCGGGACGCAACTGACCGATGGGCACTACGCGGGTCCGATCCTGATAACGCAGCGGCAGGTGGAACAGCACGTCCTGAAGGTTCTCCAGGCCGACCTTGGCCAGCTTCTCGGCCATGGCTTCACCGACACCCTTGAGTGCCGTCACTGACACTTGCGACAGCTCTGTCATACCGTTACTTAGCTCGCAGCAGGCGGCTTGGCCACCGAGCACAGGCGGATCGAGTCGGCGAGGATCTCAATGGCTTTGGGCCTTGGGAAGCTGGCGCGCCAGGCGATCGCTACGGTTCGGAATGGCACTGGCGGCGTGAGCGGGCGCACTTCGATTACGCCGGGGGCGTAGTGATGGCTGTCCACCGCCGACAACGGCAGGATCGAAATGCCCAGGCCCGAGGCGACCATGTGGCGAATGGTTTCCAGGGAGCTGGACTCCACGGTGGTGTGTTTGGCGCCGTCGTTGCCTTTGGTCAGGGTCGGGCAGGCTTCGAGCACCTGGTCGCGGAAGCAGTGGCCTTCGCCGAGCAGCAGCAGGCTCTTGTCATTGAGCAGGCCGGCGTCGATGGTGTCTTTTTGCGTCCACGGGTGGGAGGCGGGCATCAGCACATAGAACGGTTCGTCATAGAGTGGTAGGGTCAAAACGTCCGCTTCGGTGAACGGCAGGGCGATGATGATCGCGTCCAGTTCGCCGTTGCGCAGTTTGTCGCGCAGTACGTGGGTGAAGTTCTCTTCGATATACAGCGGCATCTGCGGCGCGACGCGGTGCAGTTGCGGGATCAGGTGCGGGAACAGGTAAGGGCCGACGGTGTAGATGGCGCCGACTTTCAGCGGGGCGGTCAGTTGATTCTTGCCGGCCTGGGCCAGTTCGCGAATGCTTTGCGCTTGCTCGAGAACCTTCTGGGCCTGGGCAACGATGCCTTCACCCACCGGGGTTAGGCGCACGGCGCTCTTGCTGCGCTCAAAAATCAGCACACCGAGTTCGTCTTCAAGCTTTTTCACGCCCACCGACAATGTCGGCTGGCTGACGTGGCAACGCTCGGCCGCGTGGCCGAAGTGCTGCTCTTGGGCGAGGGTGACGATGTAGCGTAATTCTGTAAGAGTCATAGCGGGCGTCCATGAGGTTGCGAGCCAAGCATACCGGCTGCAATCGATAGACGCACGTTATCAGAACTTTCGCCGGGATTGATTGGAGAATAGCTGAGTTTTCACTAAGCAAACGCCTGGCGGGGGCGGCGCCGTGGAGAGAGGGCAAGCCGCCTCTCCACAGGACACTGCCACCGTCAGCGGCGGTTCTTCTCGATGTTGTACACGAACGGCGCAACGATCTCGATGCTGCCGCTTTTCACCATGTCGGCCGGTGGCTTGGGCAATGGTTGGGCATTACGGATCATGTCCAGGGTGGCGCGGTCCAGGTTGGCGTTGCCGGAGCGGCCCACCAACTCGTAGGACAGCACATTGCCTTCGGCATCGACCACGAAGCGCAAGCGATTCATGCCTTCCTTGCCACTGTTCAGAGCGCTTTTCGGGTACTTCTTGTACTTCTGCAAGTGCGCCAGCAGGGCGCCTTCCCAGGAAGCCTTGGCCGCGACCAGTTGCGGCGACGGGCCTGGAGCCGGCTGGGCCGATTTTTCAGCGGGTGCGTGGCTCGGCGGCGTCTCGCTCGGTGGGTCCTCGGACGGTTTCTCCTTGGGCGGCTCGGGCTTTTTCTCCACCGGCTTGGGTGGCTGCGGTTTCGGCTTGGGCTTGACCGGCTTGGGCACCTGGATTGTCGGCTTGGGTGCCTCGGCCAGTTTCGGCAGGGGCAGTTCTTCCTCCGGTGCGGGCGGTTGCGGCGGCGTGATCACCTTGGGCGGTGCCGGCGGCGGTGGCGGCGCTGGCATCGGCGCCAGGTCGATGACCATGGCTGCCGGTGGCAGTTGCGGTTGGCGCGCAACCGACATATGCAGCATCAAGGCAATCGCGACGGCATGCACGCCCAGCACGACAGCGAGGCTGGTGCCATATCGCGTCAGTTTGCGGCGCGTCGTGATCATTTTTTGGCTGCCGTCTCGAGTCCGACCAGGCCGACCTTGAGGTAGCCGGCTGCCCGCAGGGCATCCATCACGCTCATCAGGTCGCCGTAGTCCACGCCTTTGTCGGCCTGGAAAAAGATCGTCGTGTCTTTCTTGCCCTGGGTCTTGGCGTCGAGCTTCGGCCCCAGGGTTTCAGCCTTGACTTCTTCTTCGCCCAGGAACAAGCGTTGATCCGCCTTGACGCTGAGGAAGACCGGTTTTTCCGGCCGTGGCGCCGGCTTGGCGCTGGACGCGGGCAGATCGACCTTGATGTCCACAGTGGCCAGGGGTGCCGCCACCATGAAGATGATCAGCAATACCAGCATCACGTCGATAAACGGTGTGACGTTGATTTCGTGGTTCTCGACGAGTTCGTCGTCGCCTTGATTCAGATGCAGGCCCATGGCCGATTACCCCACTTTCACCATGTGCGGTTGCGAGCTGCGCTCGGTAGGCAGGTGATCGAGATCGCGGCTGACCAGCAGCAGGACTTCTGCCGATGCGTCCGATACCTGGGCCTTGTAGCCGGCGATCGAACGGGCGAAGACGTTGTAGATCACCACCGCGGGAATCGCGGCAACCAGGCCCAGGGCGGTCGCCAGCAGAGCTTCGGCAATACCGGGCGCGACGACGGCGAGGTTGGTGGTCTGGGTTTTGGCGATGCCGATGAAGCTGTTCATGATGCCCCACACGGTGCCGAACAGGCCGACGAACGGCGCGGTGGAACCGATGGTCGCCAGCACGCCGGTGCCGCTGCTCATATTACGGCCGCAGGCTGCAACCAGGCGCTCCAGGCGGAACGCCACACGCTCCTTGATGCCTTCTTTTTCGCGGGTGTTGGCCGACAGGCGCATTTCTTCCAGGGCGTCGTGCACCAGGGTATTGGCCAGGGTGCCCTTCTGGGTCGCGCTTTCGCTGGCTTCCTTGAGGGTGGTGGCTTTTTTCAGGTGGACGATTTCGGTACGCAGGCGGCGCTTGGCGCCCAGCAGCTCGAAGCCCTTGGCGATCCAGATGGTCCAGGTAATGATCGAGGCGATGGCGAGGCCGATCATCACGGCTTTCACCACCACGTCAGCATTCTGGTACATGCCCCAAGGAGACAGGTCGTGGGCCATGCCCAGGGTGTTGTTTTCTTCCAGCACGACGCCGGTGTCGCTGGCTGCCGGGTCGGCGGCGGCTGGCGTTGCAGCCGGGGTGGCGGCATTCTGCTCGGCGGCAGGCGGTGTCGTCGGCGCTGTGGCATCAGCGAATGCGGCGGTCGGTGCCAGCAGTACGCTGAACAGCAGCGCAGCAATCGCACGCCAGGCGCGGGATGGACTGTGAAGCTTGGTTGGCGAAGCGGGGTTTGTATGACGTGTCATGCTGGCCGGACCTGAGAGAAAAAATGAGTGATCGTCCTTCCAGACCCTGAGCGGTCGAGGACAAATGGGCGGTTATTATTGCAAGTAATTCTTGTTAACAAAAGTAATACAGTTACTTTATTTGTCCTTTTTCTGGCCGTGGGTCGGTGGCGAAGGCTAATCTAGACCTTTCAGTCCGGAGTTTCATGATGTCTGTGCCTTCTGTTGTGATTGCCGGTTGTGGCGATGTGGGAAGTCGGCTGGCCAGCCAATTGCTCGCTTCGCAATGGGAGGTGCATGGCCTGCGACGCGATATTTCGCGTCTTCCCGATGGGGTGATCGGCATCGCCGGCGACCTGTTCAATAAGGACTGCCCGGACACCTGGCCGATCGGCGGGGTGGATTACCTGGTGTACTGCGCCGCCGCGACGGACCACGATGAAGCCGGTTATCGCGCGGCGTATGTGCAAGGCTTGCAGCATGTGCTGGAGTGGCTGGGCGACTACGGCCAGGCGCCCAAACACCTGTTGTTTGTCTCCAGCAGCAGCGTCTATGGGCAGCAGAACGGGGAATGGGTCGACGAAACGTCTGAGACCCAGGCGAAAGGGTATTCCGGCCAGGTCATGCTGGAAGCCGAGCAAGTGGCGCTCAATAGTGGCATCCCCGCCAGCATTGTGCGCCTGACGGGTATCTACGGTCCGGGTCGCGAATGGTTGCTGACCCAGGTACGCCAGGGCTACCGCGTAGCGATCGATCCACCTTTATATGGCAACCGGATACACGCCGATGATGCGGCGGGCTTGCTGGCGTTTTTGTTGCGTCATGTAGAGCAGGGCGGTTCGCTGGATAAGTTCTATATCGGCGTTGACGATGCCCCTGCGCCGTTGGCAGAGGTCGTGGCCTGGTTGCGTGAATATCTGGGCGTGACGCAATGGTCCGAGGACGCCAGTGTGCGGCGGGCGGGCAGTAAGCGATGCAGCAATGCCCGCGCCAAAGCGCTGGGTTGGGTGCCGACGTATCCAAGCTATCGCGAAGGTTACGCGGCAATCCTGAAAGGCTGACCATGCTCTTTGTGGGAGCCGGCAAGCCGGTACCTACAAAGAGGCTATTGTTTTTCGAGCAGCCATTGGCGAGGGCCCGGCGTAAACGAAGGTACTTCATCCGCCTGCGCGGTGTTGATCGCCTGGAAAATCTCCAGTTGCTTGCCCTTGCGCGCAAAGATCCACGGATTGCCTACGCCATTCAGTTGCAGCCAGATGCTGTCATAGCCGCCGCTCATGGACGCGCAATCACCGGCCAGGCACAACGAGTACCGATCGACGCCAGGCAATCCGGCGACTTTGCCGTTGGCCTGGAACTGGACCGTGGCGCCGTTCCCGAAACCGTCGGTGATCTTCCAGTCGCCGCCCATATAGGCTGCGTACAGCGCACGTTCGAAGTTGGCACCCAGCGGCGCGCCTTCTGGAGCCGGCTCCTGGGCGCGGGCGAACAGCTGTTCGGGCTCGTTGTCGTTGGCCACTTGCAGCAGTTGTTTGCCTTTGCGCTTGAGTTCGGTGGCGGAGCTGCCGTAGAAACTCACGCTCCAGGCGCCGGATTGTTCACCCAGCAATTTGCCTTCGGCTACTTCAAAACCGTTGTAGTAGCGTGCCTGCGAGCCCTTGGGGTTGATTTCCCACTCCAGGTTCGGGCCGTAGCTTTGCAGCGCTTCACGTAGAGGGCCACCCTTGGCGGCCGCATCGACAGCGGCCTGGTTGACCCAGGTACCACTCACATCCAGGTCGGCAGGGTTGCTGGCGCAGCCGCCGAGCAACAGGGCGAGCAACGAAGAGGCTACAAGCGCTTTGCGCATCATGAAATCCTTTAAAAACGAAGTCGGCGCAGCCTGTGGTGGCTGCGCCGAACGTATTACTCGATGACCAGAATCGCGTCCATCTCAACCTGTGCGCCCTTTGGCAGGGCGGCAACGCCGATGGCGGCGCGGGCTGGGTAGGGTTGTTCGAAGTATTTGCCCATGATCTCGTTGACCTTGGCGAAGTGGCTCAGGTCGGTGAGGAAAATGTTGAGCTTGACGATGTCCTTGAACGAACCGCCAGCGGCTTCGGCCACGGACTTGAGGTTTTCGAAGACTTGCACGGTTTGTGCTTCGAAGCCTTCCACCAGTTCCATGGTCTTTGGGTTCAGCGGGATCTGGCCGGACATGTAGACGGTGTTGCCGGCCTTGATCGCCTGGGAGTACGTGCCGATGGCAGCTGGGGCTTTGTCGCTGGTGATAACGGTCTTGGTCATGAATGACTCCTTGTAAGAGGTGGGCTATGCACGCATGCGGGTGATGCGGATCACCCCGGTCAGGGCGCGCAGTTTCTTGATCACGCGGGCCAGGTGCACACGGTCGTGTACGCTGACCACCAGTTGGACCACGCTGATGCGACCATCGCGCTCGTCCATGCTGATTTTTTCGATATTGCCATCGGCCGCGTTGACGCTGCTGGCCAGCAGGGCGATCAGGCCGCGCTGGTGTTCCAGCTCCACCCGCAGCTCGACATTGAATTCGCCGGTGACATCCTTGGCCCATGAGAGCTGGATGCATTTTTCCGGGTTGTGGCGGATTTCGCTGATATTGCGGCAGTTGTCCAGGTGGACCACCATGCCTTTGCCCGCCGATAGGTGCCCGACAATCGGGTCGCCCGGGATCGGCGTGCAGCACTTGGCGTAGCTGAGCACCAGGCCCTCGGTGCCACGAATCGCCAGCGGGCCTTCCGGGCTTGGCAATTGTTCGCCTTCACCAAGCAGACGACGGGCGACCACATAGGCCATGCGGTTGCCCAGGCCGATGTCTTCCAGCAGGTCTTCGATGGTTTCCTGGCGGTACTCGGTGAGCATCGCTTGCACGCGCTCTGCAGGAATCTTGTCCAGCGCACTGTCGAAACCGTTGAGCACCTTGTTCAGCAGGCGTTCGCCCAGGCTGATGGACTCGGAGCGGCGTTGCAGTTTCAGGGCATGGC
It encodes:
- the recG gene encoding ATP-dependent DNA helicase RecG, translating into MTELSQVSVTALKGVGEAMAEKLAKVGLENLQDVLFHLPLRYQDRTRVVPIGQLRPGQDAVVEGTVSGADVVMGKRRSLVVRLQDGTGGLSLRFYHFSNAQKEGLKRGTRVRCYGEARPGASGLEIYHPEYRAITGDEPPPVDTTLTPIYPLTEGLTQQRLRQLCMQTLTMLGPKSLPDWLPQELARDYQLAPLDEAIRYLHHPPADADVDELALGHHWAQHRLAFEELLTHQLSQQRLRESMRSLRAPAMPKATRLPAQYLANLGFAPTGAQQRVGNEIAYDLSQKEPMLRLIQGDVGAGKTMVAALAALQALEAGYQVALMAPTEILAEQHFITFKRWLEPLGLEVAWLAGKLKGKNRAAALEQIAAGAPMVVGTHALFQDEVQFKNLALVIIDEQHRFGVQQRLALRQKGVGGRMSPHQLIMTATPIPRTLAMSAYADLDTSILDELPPGRTPVNTVLVTDTRRVEVIERVRSACAEGRQAYWVCTLIEESEELTCQAAETTYEDLTSALGELKVGLIHGRMKPAEKAAVMAEFKAGNLQLLVATTVIEVGVDVPNASLMIIENPERLGLAQLHQLRGRVGRGSAASHCVLLYHPPLSQIGRQRLSIMRETNDGFVIAEKDLELRGPGEMLGTRQTGLLQFKVADLMRDADLLPAVRDAAQALLERWPEHVSPLLDRWLRHGQQYGQV
- the exbB gene encoding tonB-system energizer ExbB, which produces MTRHTNPASPTKLHSPSRAWRAIAALLFSVLLAPTAAFADATAPTTPPAAEQNAATPAATPAAADPAASDTGVVLEENNTLGMAHDLSPWGMYQNADVVVKAVMIGLAIASIITWTIWIAKGFELLGAKRRLRTEIVHLKKATTLKEASESATQKGTLANTLVHDALEEMRLSANTREKEGIKERVAFRLERLVAACGRNMSSGTGVLATIGSTAPFVGLFGTVWGIMNSFIGIAKTQTTNLAVVAPGIAEALLATALGLVAAIPAVVIYNVFARSIAGYKAQVSDASAEVLLLVSRDLDHLPTERSSQPHMVKVG
- a CDS encoding aminoacyl-tRNA deacylase and HDOD domain-containing protein, which codes for MSEVALATTPLTAPPVIRALLEKLAISYTQVIEAPGLNPARKVQAVLLEDAVGALMVLFPQNQLLDLNRLTELTGRRLTAVAPDRVERMLSKHDLSLLPGLPALTSSPCLYEGSLLNEPSLLVHSGEAGLLLEISSAHFKTMLTKASAGHFGEPLSNIRPNLDRPNDDREEITQAMQAFTARRIQQRLEATIEIPPLADTAQKIIKLRVDPNATIDDITSVVETDPSLAAQVVSWAASPYYASPGKIRSVEDAIVRVLGFDLVINLALGLALGKTLSLPKDHPHQATPYWHQSIYTAAVIEGLTRAMPRAQRPEAGLTYLAGLLHNFGYLLLAHVFPPHFSLICRHLEVNPHLCHSYVEQHLLGISREQIGAWLMRYWDMPDELSTALRFQHDPTYDGQYAEYPNLVCVAVRLLRSHGIGSGPDETIPDALLERLGLTRDKAEDVVAKVLDAEVLLRELASQFSQS
- a CDS encoding energy transducer TonB family protein, whose translation is MITTRRKLTRYGTSLAVVLGVHAVAIALMLHMSVARQPQLPPAAMVIDLAPMPAPPPPPAPPKVITPPQPPAPEEELPLPKLAEAPKPTIQVPKPVKPKPKPQPPKPVEKKPEPPKEKPSEDPPSETPPSHAPAEKSAQPAPGPSPQLVAAKASWEGALLAHLQKYKKYPKSALNSGKEGMNRLRFVVDAEGNVLSYELVGRSGNANLDRATLDMIRNAQPLPKPPADMVKSGSIEIVAPFVYNIEKNRR
- a CDS encoding hydrogen peroxide-inducible genes activator, which produces MTLTELRYIVTLAQEQHFGHAAERCHVSQPTLSVGVKKLEDELGVLIFERSKSAVRLTPVGEGIVAQAQKVLEQAQSIRELAQAGKNQLTAPLKVGAIYTVGPYLFPHLIPQLHRVAPQMPLYIEENFTHVLRDKLRNGELDAIIIALPFTEADVLTLPLYDEPFYVLMPASHPWTQKDTIDAGLLNDKSLLLLGEGHCFRDQVLEACPTLTKGNDGAKHTTVESSSLETIRHMVASGLGISILPLSAVDSHHYAPGVIEVRPLTPPVPFRTVAIAWRASFPRPKAIEILADSIRLCSVAKPPAAS
- a CDS encoding RidA family protein translates to MTKTVITSDKAPAAIGTYSQAIKAGNTVYMSGQIPLNPKTMELVEGFEAQTVQVFENLKSVAEAAGGSFKDIVKLNIFLTDLSHFAKVNEIMGKYFEQPYPARAAIGVAALPKGAQVEMDAILVIE
- a CDS encoding SDR family oxidoreductase, which codes for MSVPSVVIAGCGDVGSRLASQLLASQWEVHGLRRDISRLPDGVIGIAGDLFNKDCPDTWPIGGVDYLVYCAAATDHDEAGYRAAYVQGLQHVLEWLGDYGQAPKHLLFVSSSSVYGQQNGEWVDETSETQAKGYSGQVMLEAEQVALNSGIPASIVRLTGIYGPGREWLLTQVRQGYRVAIDPPLYGNRIHADDAAGLLAFLLRHVEQGGSLDKFYIGVDDAPAPLAEVVAWLREYLGVTQWSEDASVRRAGSKRCSNARAKALGWVPTYPSYREGYAAILKG
- the exbD gene encoding TonB system transport protein ExbD, yielding MGLHLNQGDDELVENHEINVTPFIDVMLVLLIIFMVAAPLATVDIKVDLPASSAKPAPRPEKPVFLSVKADQRLFLGEEEVKAETLGPKLDAKTQGKKDTTIFFQADKGVDYGDLMSVMDALRAAGYLKVGLVGLETAAKK